The genome window TGTCAGCAACATAGAAAACCGAGACACTGTGATTCCTCCTGTCTCTTCCAAAAAACAGTGGCTTGCCCCATTTCTTTAGCAAAAGCATAGGCAAACCAGACACCATTCGGCAGGAAAATATCCCACCAAATCGACAAAGAACGATGTAAGTACATCGCATCAAAGACTGACGACAGTATAACACATAACCATATTCTTTTAAGAATTTATACGCTAATATTATTCATTTGTAATGGGGAGTTTTAGTTTGACAGCAGTCCCATATCCGATTATTTCCGCCGCGCCTGCCGAAACATCGGATGTTGTCAATCGAAACCCGATAACTGCGTCAGCATTCATTTTTATAGCCTTCTCTCTAATACGGTCATAAATAGATTCTGTGGCTTTTTCAAGCATCTTTGTATAGCCGGGAAGTTCACCTCCAACAGACCAATTTTTAATACTTGCAAATACATCGCCTACAATTGACTTACTTAAACAACAGCAGGCAAAAACTGAGCCAATGGGGATGAAGGTTGAGCCTTCAATGAAATCCACTGTTAATATCGGCATTGATTCAATCGTCTTCATTTTCTTCTACCGTATTGTTTTGAGTTTCATTTTCAAGAATATTTTGCTTTGGAGTCAAAGATTCTACAACACGCGGCGCTGGATCTGGGATAGTTTCAGTTTGGATTGTTCTCTTTTTAAAAGGAGCGTATATTATTCTCAAGGATTTAACGACAACAATCAGCATGATAAATAGGAAAACTAATGTAATAAGTCCTACTGACAAAATCCAAACCCAGTTTACTGTTAAACCTATCTTTTTTAGAAAACTGTAGATTCGTTTTGAGAAAGGAAATTTATTGACCCATTGTGCGAGTTGGACGTCTTCAGGTGTATAGAGATCTTTTGCCGGAAAGCCTTCTTTATAGAGATCTAATGCTGACCTTGCAGTCTTCCGATTTAGGTCTCCGGATTCTTTTGTTACATAGGCATCCCAAATACGAACACCATCCAAGCCATACTCCAAGTAAATTGAAGTTATATTATCAGAGTCAAGTAGTGATTCCGCAAATGATTCGAATGATTCATTGCATTCTTCCCGACGGTAAGACGCGACGGCTAATAGTGCATCAAGACGGTTTTTATCGTTATATCGTTTCCACTCTATTTCTGACCAAATCCCTAAACATGCAACCGTGAATTTATGGTCTTTTTCAAAAGAAAGTGATAGTGTCTTGCAAATATTTTTATCAGATATTAAAGGCAAAATTTCGTCAAGCCTTAGGTCTGATTCTCCAAGCTTTTTAAAAAGGTCTTTATTATTACTAATTATCTCCAAGACGCTATTTACTACACCGCGGTACTCCATACCGGTTTCTAGTAAAATTAACAAACCTTCTTTGGCAATTTCACTCGATTCAGGTTCAAGCGTTTTAAATGCCGGACTCGCTTCTCTCCAACTAACCGTTGTATTCTCCTGAAGCATTCGGTTTATTCGGTCTGTTCCTATTTTATCTGCTGTAATTAAAAATTCCCTCCCTGCAGCGTTATATTCATTCAAAAATACTGAATCGCCTAAGGTATGTATCAAATGGCGGAGAGCCGTTTTATCAGGAGCGTTCCGTAAAATATCAAAGAGTGTATCAATAGGGCTTATTTGAATCAGAGAAGCTTCAAAATGTTTTTCAATTAAACTTAAGTTTTCAGTCAC of Candidatus Hydrogenedentota bacterium contains these proteins:
- a CDS encoding YbjQ family protein; this translates as MKTIESMPILTVDFIEGSTFIPIGSVFACCCLSKSIVGDVFASIKNWSVGGELPGYTKMLEKATESIYDRIREKAIKMNADAVIGFRLTTSDVSAGAAEIIGYGTAVKLKLPITNE